One window of Manihot esculenta cultivar AM560-2 chromosome 17, M.esculenta_v8, whole genome shotgun sequence genomic DNA carries:
- the LOC110604687 gene encoding protein SRG1: protein MEWTPMKSKPDLSSSLRSNYLKLKYSQALWVSLKSCYYRKLVLRRTMESSPQTVSFGKSIIVPSVQKLAEESLLTIPPRYVRSDQDPPTISDESSLLSSVPVIDLEKLAFGDSMDSELESLHSACREWGFFQVVNHGLSTDFLEEVKLEIESFFGLPYEQKKQLWQKPDNQEGFGQLFVVSEEQKLDWSDMFGITTLPFNLRNNDLFDKLPPKLRGILETYASEMKKLALVILGHMAKALNMKAEEMSELFNDGVQSMRMNYYPPCPEPEKAIGLTPHSDADALTIVFQLNETEGLQIRKEGRWVPVKPLPNAFIVNIGDIMEIVSNGIYRSIEHRATVNSTRKRLSIATFYCSNLGSVLGPAASLTGPQNPAIFKQVPLEKYLKEFFARKVYGKSYLEAMRIEDGENNI from the exons ATGGAGTGGACTCCGATGAAATCAAAGCCGGATTTGTCATCATCTCTTCGTAGTAACTATTTGAAACTCAAGTACTCTCAAGCTTTGTGGGTCTCTCTCAAGTCCTGTTATTACAGAAAACTGGTCTTACGGAGGACAATGGAATCATCACCACAAACAGTGAGCTTCGGAAAATCTATTATAGTACCGAGTGTTCAAAAGCTGGCCGAAGAATCTCTGCTCACCATCCCACCTCGCTATGTAAGATCTGATCAGGACCCTCCAACTATTTCCGATGAAAGCTCGTTGCTTTCCTCGGTTCCAGTCATAGATCTTGAAAAATTGGCCTTTGGAGATTCCATGGATTCTGAGTTGGAGAGCTTGCATTCTGCTTGCAGAGAATGGGGTTTCTTCCAG GTAGTGAACCATGGATTGAGCACTGATTTTCTGGAGGAAGTCAAGTTGGAAATCGAGAGTTTCTTCGGACTTCCTTACGAACAGAAGAAGCAGCTGTGGCAAAAGCCAGACAACCAAGAAGGTTTCGGACAGCTTTTTGTGGTATCAGAGGAGCAGAAGCTAGACTGGTCAGACATGTTTGGCATTACTACCCTGCCTTTCAATCTCAGGAACAACGACCTCTTTGACAAACTCCCTCCAAAGCTTAG AGGTATTCTGGAAACTTATGCAAGTGAAATGAAGAAGCTAGCCTTGGTAATTCTGGGTCACATGGCAAAAGCTTTAAATATGAAAGCTGAGGAGATGAGTGAGCTATTCAATGATGGTGTTCAATCAATGAGGATGAATTACTATCCTCCATGTCCCGAACCAGAGAAGGCCATTGGTTTAACTCCTCATTCGGATGCTGATGCTTTAACCATTGTGTTTCAGCTCAATGAAACTGAAGGACTGCAAATCCGGAAGGAAGGGAGATGGGTTCCTGTTAAACCACTTCCAAATGCTTTCATTGTCAACATTGGAGACATCATGGAG ATTGTGAGCAATGGGATTTATCGAAGCATTGAGCATAGGGCAACGGTGAATTCAACAAGAAAGAGGCTTTCAATTGCAACGTTCTATTGTTCAAATCTAGGATCAGTGCTAGGCCCTGCAGCTAGCCTCACTGGCCCTCAGAATCCAGCAATCTTTAAGCAAGTCCCACTGGAGAAGTACTTGAAGGAATTTTTTGCCCGAAAAGTGTATGGCAAGTCATATCTTGAAGCCATGAGAATAGAAGACGGGGAAAACAACATCTGA
- the LOC110605459 gene encoding protein SRG1 produces MSFGKSIIVPSVQKLAEESLLTIPPRYVRSDQDPPTISDESSLLSSVPVIDLERLAFGDSMDSELESLHSACREWGFFQVVNHGVRTDFLEEVKLEIESFFELPYEQKKKLWQQPDNFEGFGQAFVVSEEQKLDWSDMFGINTLPFNLRNNNLFDKLPPKIRGILETYASEMKKLALAILGHMAKALNMKAEEMSELFNDGVQSMRMNYYPPCPEPEKAIGLTPHSDADALTIVFQLNETEGLQIRKEGRWVPVKPLPNAFVVNVGDIMEIVSNGVYRSIEHRATVNSTKKRLSIATFHSSNLGSVLGPAASLTGPQNPAIFKEVPLEKYLKEFFARKLSGKSYLEAMRIEAGEDNI; encoded by the exons ATGAGCTTCGGAAAATCTATTATAGTACCTAGTGTTCAAAAGCTGGCCGAAGAATCTCTGCTCACCATCCCACCTCGCTATGTAAGATCTGATCAAGATCCTCCAACTATTTCCGATGAAAGCTCGTTGCTCTCCTCGGTTCCTGTCATAGATCTTGAAAGATTGGCTTTTGGAGATTCCATGGATTCTGAGTTGGAGAGCTTGCATTCCGCATGCAGAGAATGGGGTTTCTTCCAG GTAGTGAACCATGGAGTGAGAACTGATTTTCTAGAGGAAGTGAAGTTGGAAATCGAGAGTTTCTTCGAACTTCCTTATGAACAGAAGAAGAAGCTGTGGCAGCAGCCAGACAACTTTGAAGGTTTTGGACAGGCTTTTGTAGTATCAGAGGAGCAGAAGCTAGACTGGTCAGACATGTTTGGCATTAACACCCTTCCTTTCAATCTCAGGAACAATAACCTCTTTGACAAACTCCCTCCTAAGATCAG AGGTATTTTGGAAACTTATGCAAGTGAAATGAAGAAACTAGCCTTGGCAATTCTGGGTCACATGGCAAAAGCTTTAAATATGAAAGCTGAGGAAATGAGTGAGCTATTCAATGATGGTGTTCAATCAATGAGGATGAATTACTATCCTCCATGTCCCGAGCCAGAGAAGGCCATTGGTTTAACTCCTCATTCGGATGCTGATGCTTTAACCATTGTGTTTCAGCTCAATGAAACTGAAGGACTGCAAATCCGGAAGGAAGGGAGATGGGTTCCTGTTAAACCACTTCCAAATGCTTTCGTTGTCAACGTTGGAGACATCATGGAG ATTGTGAGCAATGGGGTTTATCGGAGCATTGAGCATAGGGCGACAGTGAATTCAACAAAGAAGAGGCTTTCGATTGCAACGTTCCACAGTTCAAATCTAGGCTCAGTGTTAGGCCCTGCAGCTAGCCTCACTGGCCCTCAGAATCCAGCAATCTTTAAGGAAGTCCCATTGGAGAAGTACTTGAAGGAATTTTTTGCTCGGAAATTGAGTGGCAAGTCATATCTTGAAGCCATGAGAATAGAAGCTGGGGAAGACAACATCTGA